Below is a window of Ruegeria sp. THAF33 DNA.
AACGGTTGATTGCCAAAAAGCATGGTCTCGGAATAGGGCAGCAACGCTTCGCAGAACGGGGCGGGCCCGACACACCAGCCGCTGCGGAACCCCGGAGCGGCATGAGACTTCGAGATGGATGATACGCCAATGACGCGATCCGCCAGTTCCGGATCAGCCAATGGTGAAACAAATCGGGCACCGTCAAAGATCAGTTCTTCATAGACCTCGTCCGAGATGATCCACAAATCACGCGCAATCGCCAGCTGCCCGATCTCGGCAATGTCCGCGGCGGTCAGAATCGCGCCCGTCGGGTTATGCGGCGTTGTCAGAAGAATGGCGCGGCTGCGCGGAGTGATGCGGGCCGCGATATCTGCGGCCTGCATGCGAAACCCTTTCTCGGGCCGCAGCGGTACGGGCACCATCTCGGCCCCGGATGCACGAACAACACCTTCATAGGTCGCGTACATCGGATCGCCGACCAGAACTTCGTCGCCCGCCTCGGCGACCCCGGCCATGGCTGCGAACAAGGCGGTTTGTGTGCCGGGAAAGCACAGAAAATTCCCGGGCTCGAAAGCCCGCCCGCGAGAGGCAGAATAGCGCGCAGCCAGCGCATCAAGCAGC
It encodes the following:
- a CDS encoding pyridoxal phosphate-dependent aminotransferase, which produces MKTTSVTERLAGLGGAKWGVHLKARDLIKAGADIVEMTIGEPDVPVPDALVEATVASLRAQRTGYSNGRGEAGLLDALAARYSASRGRAFEPGNFLCFPGTQTALFAAMAGVAEAGDEVLVGDPMYATYEGVVRASGAEMVPVPLRPEKGFRMQAADIAARITPRSRAILLTTPHNPTGAILTAADIAEIGQLAIARDLWIISDEVYEELIFDGARFVSPLADPELADRVIGVSSISKSHAAPGFRSGWCVGPAPFCEALLPYSETMLFGNQPFIADMTEKAIRDGSEVAPGMAARFSGRATLLADRLQAETDLKVHRPEAGMFALINVSATGLDGEAYAWDLLQAGVAVMPGSAFGDSLKDWVRVALTINDTDFGTAVSRIIEHANSKSREVA